The Rhododendron vialii isolate Sample 1 chromosome 6a, ASM3025357v1 genome includes a window with the following:
- the LOC131330506 gene encoding uncharacterized protein LOC131330506 isoform X2, giving the protein MFGLNVFFIHFDLLSIELLHGNIHFQCDVVATGLSPGNSLCACESHHDVKIFTRKPPPLKTKQDWQERLKNIRIGKKGAEDFEKPGNSTMSFAIFDENLYLMGMRDASESMGSEIGSSLECLASASIIPPSSVMKQLAIALEAGKKFKSMKELLASSRDSSPVRERAFSAVKSLVLREKEDKFTAEFGGDEKVLSLLNSLLDAEGQFSGRKMGFVLDTPTNSASLPKDIHGSPPQCFVVKLSEVIGSFKTLRKMTLFWYKVVAELRRLWSEGQYIPSIPPDEIPDLKSCLFYQQLEVINCCISRKRRRSIATESLESVLRQAGSNAKESAVSEGGVPLAPVLYAQISTGELVLRLGADKPFDNLTMLETGEPVYTPVMQEGPLLTEDLIKETEELVLRTGSLGAGCSQLLSDMQAFKAANPGCTLEDFVRWHSPPDWTDMEPNSMSEIASNNGDLLSARGQLSRRMQKEGNLWRELWETAKPVPAVKQAPLFDEDFAVEGILNDLEDIPPSELVEQLFISLLGSGFVIAEEKLSPDSNLSKLFWECKDYIIATCQGITWTEKVDDICQVYETVEMMLLKPEEVLKIIKQPEEATTPAGEPRHRFKRLSLIFGNRHKHSVNKSAWKDQNSEDNTTRQSFSSMFSKKPPRPDAPSPGEKPVCSLENDWTIV; this is encoded by the exons ATGTTTGGTCTGAATGTCTTTTTCATCCATTTTGATTTGCTTTCAATTGAACTATTACATGGAAATATCCATTTTCAATGTGACGTGGTGGCCACGGGTTTGAGTCCCGGAAATAGCCTATGCGCTTGCGAG AGTCACCATGATGTAAAAATCTTTACGAGGAAACCACCTCCATTGAAGACAAAGCAGGATTGGCAGGAGAGGTTGAAGAACATTAGAATTGGGAAAAAAGGAGCTGAAGATTTTGAGAAACCTGGAAATTCAACAATGTCATTTGCAATTTTTGATGAAAACTTGTACCTTATGGGTATGAGAGATGCTTCTGAATCAATG ggtTCAGAAATAGGTTCCTCACTGGAATGTTTGGCCAGCGCTTCTATTATTCCTCCATCATCTGTGATGAAGCAACTTGCTATAGCTCTTGa GGCGGGAAAGAAGTTTAAGTCAATGAAAGAGCTTCTAGCATCATCCAGAGATTCTTCACCAGTGAGGGAGAGGGCCTTCTCTGCAGTAAAGTCATTAGTACTACGCGAAAAGGAAGACAAGTTCACAGCAGAGTTTGGTGGTGATGAGAAAGTTCTTTCGCTGTTAAATTCGCTTCTTGATGCAG AAGGACAATTTTCTGGAAGGAAGATGGGCTTTGTATTGGATACACCAACAAATAGTGCATCCTTGCCCAAGGATATCCATGGTTCTCCTCCACAATGCTTTGTTGTTAAACTTTCTGAAGTCATTGGAAGCTTCAAAACCCTACGGAAAATGACATTATTTTGGTACAAGGTTGTTGCCGAA TTGAGAAGACTTTGGTCTGAAGGGCAATACATTCCTAGCATCCCTCCAGATGAGATTCCAGATTTAAAATCTTGCCTTTTCTACCAGCAGTTAGAGGTTATCAATTGTTGTATTTCCAGAAAAAGACGCCGCTCTATTGCGACCGAGTCATTAGAGTCTGTATTAAGGCAAGCTGGTTCAAATGCTAAAGAATCAGCTGTTTCTGAAGGTGGTGTTCCTCTTGCCCCAGTTTTATATGCTCAAATTAGCACTGGAGAACTTGTTCTCCGGCTGGGAGCTGATAAACCTTTTGACAATTTAACAATGCTGGAAACTGGGGAACCTGTTTATACCCCTGTTATGCAG GAAGGACCTTTGCTTACAGAAGACCTTATCAAAGAAACAGAGGAGCTTGTGCTACGAACAGGGAG TTTAGGCGCTGGGTGTTCACAACTCCTCTCTGACATGCAGGCTTTTAAG GCTGCAAATCCAGGTTGTACTCTGGAAGATTTTGTAAGGTGGCACTCCCCACCTGATTGGACAGACATGGAGCCGAATAGTATGTCTGAAATCGCCTCTAACAACGGTGATTTATTATCTGCAAGAGGTCAACTAAGTCGTCGAATGCAGAAGGAAG GTAATTTGTGGCGTGAATTGTGGGAGACAGCGAAGCCGGTCCCAGCTGTTAAACAAGCACCCCTCTTTGATGAGGACTTTGCTGT GGAAGGTATTCTGAACGACTTGGAAGATATTCCACCTTCTGAGCTTGTTGAACAATTATTCATTTCTCTT CTGGGTTCCGGATTTGTAATTGCTGAGGAAAAGCTCTCCCCAGACAGTAATTTGTCAAAACTGTTCTGGGAGTGTAAAGATTACATTATTGCCACTTGCCAAGGCATCACCTGGACTGAGAAAGTTGACGATATATGCCAG GTGTATGAAACAGTGGAGATGATGCTACTCAAGCCAGAGGAGGTTCTAAAGATCATAAAGCAGCCTGAAGAAGCCACTACTCCAGCTGGGGAACCAAGACATCGGTTCAAAAGGCTTAGCCTCATCTTTGGCAACAGGCATAAGCACTCGGTGAATAAATCAGCATGGAAAGACCAGAACTCTGAAGATAACACCACGCGCCAATCGTTCTCATCCATGTTTTCAAAGAAGCCGCCTAGGCCTGACGCCCCATCACCCGGTGAAAAACCCGTTTGTTCTCTTGAAAATGATTGGACAATCGTATAA
- the LOC131330506 gene encoding uncharacterized protein LOC131330506 isoform X1 has translation MEASSSPSLVSKARTAFHSAAAKAEKVFTDIKKSDSLTNQNSIGELSEDRLPSTSNCKTPNSGGDAKSHHDVKIFTRKPPPLKTKQDWQERLKNIRIGKKGAEDFEKPGNSTMSFAIFDENLYLMGMRDASESMGSEIGSSLECLASASIIPPSSVMKQLAIALEAGKKFKSMKELLASSRDSSPVRERAFSAVKSLVLREKEDKFTAEFGGDEKVLSLLNSLLDAEGQFSGRKMGFVLDTPTNSASLPKDIHGSPPQCFVVKLSEVIGSFKTLRKMTLFWYKVVAELRRLWSEGQYIPSIPPDEIPDLKSCLFYQQLEVINCCISRKRRRSIATESLESVLRQAGSNAKESAVSEGGVPLAPVLYAQISTGELVLRLGADKPFDNLTMLETGEPVYTPVMQEGPLLTEDLIKETEELVLRTGSLGAGCSQLLSDMQAFKAANPGCTLEDFVRWHSPPDWTDMEPNSMSEIASNNGDLLSARGQLSRRMQKEGNLWRELWETAKPVPAVKQAPLFDEDFAVEGILNDLEDIPPSELVEQLFISLLGSGFVIAEEKLSPDSNLSKLFWECKDYIIATCQGITWTEKVDDICQVYETVEMMLLKPEEVLKIIKQPEEATTPAGEPRHRFKRLSLIFGNRHKHSVNKSAWKDQNSEDNTTRQSFSSMFSKKPPRPDAPSPGEKPVCSLENDWTIV, from the exons ATGGAGGCCTCCTCCTCGCCGTCCCTTGTTTCCAAGGCCAGGACCGCCTTTCACTCCGCTGCTGCCAAAGCCGAGAAAGTCTTCACGGACATTAAAAAGTCCGATTCTTTGACCAATCaaa ATTCAATTGGAGAGCTTTCTGAAGATCGATTGCCTAGCACCTCAAATTGCAAAACACCGAACAGCGGCGGCGACGCAAAG AGTCACCATGATGTAAAAATCTTTACGAGGAAACCACCTCCATTGAAGACAAAGCAGGATTGGCAGGAGAGGTTGAAGAACATTAGAATTGGGAAAAAAGGAGCTGAAGATTTTGAGAAACCTGGAAATTCAACAATGTCATTTGCAATTTTTGATGAAAACTTGTACCTTATGGGTATGAGAGATGCTTCTGAATCAATG ggtTCAGAAATAGGTTCCTCACTGGAATGTTTGGCCAGCGCTTCTATTATTCCTCCATCATCTGTGATGAAGCAACTTGCTATAGCTCTTGa GGCGGGAAAGAAGTTTAAGTCAATGAAAGAGCTTCTAGCATCATCCAGAGATTCTTCACCAGTGAGGGAGAGGGCCTTCTCTGCAGTAAAGTCATTAGTACTACGCGAAAAGGAAGACAAGTTCACAGCAGAGTTTGGTGGTGATGAGAAAGTTCTTTCGCTGTTAAATTCGCTTCTTGATGCAG AAGGACAATTTTCTGGAAGGAAGATGGGCTTTGTATTGGATACACCAACAAATAGTGCATCCTTGCCCAAGGATATCCATGGTTCTCCTCCACAATGCTTTGTTGTTAAACTTTCTGAAGTCATTGGAAGCTTCAAAACCCTACGGAAAATGACATTATTTTGGTACAAGGTTGTTGCCGAA TTGAGAAGACTTTGGTCTGAAGGGCAATACATTCCTAGCATCCCTCCAGATGAGATTCCAGATTTAAAATCTTGCCTTTTCTACCAGCAGTTAGAGGTTATCAATTGTTGTATTTCCAGAAAAAGACGCCGCTCTATTGCGACCGAGTCATTAGAGTCTGTATTAAGGCAAGCTGGTTCAAATGCTAAAGAATCAGCTGTTTCTGAAGGTGGTGTTCCTCTTGCCCCAGTTTTATATGCTCAAATTAGCACTGGAGAACTTGTTCTCCGGCTGGGAGCTGATAAACCTTTTGACAATTTAACAATGCTGGAAACTGGGGAACCTGTTTATACCCCTGTTATGCAG GAAGGACCTTTGCTTACAGAAGACCTTATCAAAGAAACAGAGGAGCTTGTGCTACGAACAGGGAG TTTAGGCGCTGGGTGTTCACAACTCCTCTCTGACATGCAGGCTTTTAAG GCTGCAAATCCAGGTTGTACTCTGGAAGATTTTGTAAGGTGGCACTCCCCACCTGATTGGACAGACATGGAGCCGAATAGTATGTCTGAAATCGCCTCTAACAACGGTGATTTATTATCTGCAAGAGGTCAACTAAGTCGTCGAATGCAGAAGGAAG GTAATTTGTGGCGTGAATTGTGGGAGACAGCGAAGCCGGTCCCAGCTGTTAAACAAGCACCCCTCTTTGATGAGGACTTTGCTGT GGAAGGTATTCTGAACGACTTGGAAGATATTCCACCTTCTGAGCTTGTTGAACAATTATTCATTTCTCTT CTGGGTTCCGGATTTGTAATTGCTGAGGAAAAGCTCTCCCCAGACAGTAATTTGTCAAAACTGTTCTGGGAGTGTAAAGATTACATTATTGCCACTTGCCAAGGCATCACCTGGACTGAGAAAGTTGACGATATATGCCAG GTGTATGAAACAGTGGAGATGATGCTACTCAAGCCAGAGGAGGTTCTAAAGATCATAAAGCAGCCTGAAGAAGCCACTACTCCAGCTGGGGAACCAAGACATCGGTTCAAAAGGCTTAGCCTCATCTTTGGCAACAGGCATAAGCACTCGGTGAATAAATCAGCATGGAAAGACCAGAACTCTGAAGATAACACCACGCGCCAATCGTTCTCATCCATGTTTTCAAAGAAGCCGCCTAGGCCTGACGCCCCATCACCCGGTGAAAAACCCGTTTGTTCTCTTGAAAATGATTGGACAATCGTATAA
- the LOC131330506 gene encoding uncharacterized protein LOC131330506 isoform X4, whose amino-acid sequence MEASSSPSLVSKARTAFHSAAAKAEKVFTDIKKSDSLTNQNSIGELSEDRLPSTSNCKTPNSGGDAKSHHDVKIFTRKPPPLKTKQDWQERLKNIRIGKKGAEDFEKPGNSTMSFAIFDENLYLMGMRDASESMGSEIGSSLECLASASIIPPSSVMKQLAIALEAGKKFKSMKELLASSRDSSPVRERAFSAVKSLVLREKEDKFTAEFGGDEKVLSLLNSLLDAEGQFSGRKMGFVLDTPTNSASLPKDIHGSPPQCFVVKLSEVIGSFKTLRKMTLFWYKVVAELRRLWSEGQYIPSIPPDEIPDLKSCLFYQQLEVINCCISRKRRRSIATESLESVLRQAGSNAKESAVSEGGVPLAPVLYAQISTGELVLRLGADKPFDNLTMLETGEPVYTPVMQEGPLLTEDLIKETEELVLRTGSLGAGCSQLLSDMQAFKAANPGCTLEDFVRWHSPPDWTDMEPNSMSEIASNNGDLLSARGQLSRRMQKEGNLWRELWETAKPVPAVKQAPLFDEDFAVEGILNDLEDIPPSELVEQLFISLVGHLIVFHALFL is encoded by the exons ATGGAGGCCTCCTCCTCGCCGTCCCTTGTTTCCAAGGCCAGGACCGCCTTTCACTCCGCTGCTGCCAAAGCCGAGAAAGTCTTCACGGACATTAAAAAGTCCGATTCTTTGACCAATCaaa ATTCAATTGGAGAGCTTTCTGAAGATCGATTGCCTAGCACCTCAAATTGCAAAACACCGAACAGCGGCGGCGACGCAAAG AGTCACCATGATGTAAAAATCTTTACGAGGAAACCACCTCCATTGAAGACAAAGCAGGATTGGCAGGAGAGGTTGAAGAACATTAGAATTGGGAAAAAAGGAGCTGAAGATTTTGAGAAACCTGGAAATTCAACAATGTCATTTGCAATTTTTGATGAAAACTTGTACCTTATGGGTATGAGAGATGCTTCTGAATCAATG ggtTCAGAAATAGGTTCCTCACTGGAATGTTTGGCCAGCGCTTCTATTATTCCTCCATCATCTGTGATGAAGCAACTTGCTATAGCTCTTGa GGCGGGAAAGAAGTTTAAGTCAATGAAAGAGCTTCTAGCATCATCCAGAGATTCTTCACCAGTGAGGGAGAGGGCCTTCTCTGCAGTAAAGTCATTAGTACTACGCGAAAAGGAAGACAAGTTCACAGCAGAGTTTGGTGGTGATGAGAAAGTTCTTTCGCTGTTAAATTCGCTTCTTGATGCAG AAGGACAATTTTCTGGAAGGAAGATGGGCTTTGTATTGGATACACCAACAAATAGTGCATCCTTGCCCAAGGATATCCATGGTTCTCCTCCACAATGCTTTGTTGTTAAACTTTCTGAAGTCATTGGAAGCTTCAAAACCCTACGGAAAATGACATTATTTTGGTACAAGGTTGTTGCCGAA TTGAGAAGACTTTGGTCTGAAGGGCAATACATTCCTAGCATCCCTCCAGATGAGATTCCAGATTTAAAATCTTGCCTTTTCTACCAGCAGTTAGAGGTTATCAATTGTTGTATTTCCAGAAAAAGACGCCGCTCTATTGCGACCGAGTCATTAGAGTCTGTATTAAGGCAAGCTGGTTCAAATGCTAAAGAATCAGCTGTTTCTGAAGGTGGTGTTCCTCTTGCCCCAGTTTTATATGCTCAAATTAGCACTGGAGAACTTGTTCTCCGGCTGGGAGCTGATAAACCTTTTGACAATTTAACAATGCTGGAAACTGGGGAACCTGTTTATACCCCTGTTATGCAG GAAGGACCTTTGCTTACAGAAGACCTTATCAAAGAAACAGAGGAGCTTGTGCTACGAACAGGGAG TTTAGGCGCTGGGTGTTCACAACTCCTCTCTGACATGCAGGCTTTTAAG GCTGCAAATCCAGGTTGTACTCTGGAAGATTTTGTAAGGTGGCACTCCCCACCTGATTGGACAGACATGGAGCCGAATAGTATGTCTGAAATCGCCTCTAACAACGGTGATTTATTATCTGCAAGAGGTCAACTAAGTCGTCGAATGCAGAAGGAAG GTAATTTGTGGCGTGAATTGTGGGAGACAGCGAAGCCGGTCCCAGCTGTTAAACAAGCACCCCTCTTTGATGAGGACTTTGCTGT GGAAGGTATTCTGAACGACTTGGAAGATATTCCACCTTCTGAGCTTGTTGAACAATTATTCATTTCTCTT GTCGGCCATTTGATAGTCTTCCATGCACTGTTTCTTTGA
- the LOC131330506 gene encoding uncharacterized protein LOC131330506 isoform X3, whose translation MTQSHHDVKIFTRKPPPLKTKQDWQERLKNIRIGKKGAEDFEKPGNSTMSFAIFDENLYLMGMRDASESMGSEIGSSLECLASASIIPPSSVMKQLAIALEAGKKFKSMKELLASSRDSSPVRERAFSAVKSLVLREKEDKFTAEFGGDEKVLSLLNSLLDAEGQFSGRKMGFVLDTPTNSASLPKDIHGSPPQCFVVKLSEVIGSFKTLRKMTLFWYKVVAELRRLWSEGQYIPSIPPDEIPDLKSCLFYQQLEVINCCISRKRRRSIATESLESVLRQAGSNAKESAVSEGGVPLAPVLYAQISTGELVLRLGADKPFDNLTMLETGEPVYTPVMQEGPLLTEDLIKETEELVLRTGSLGAGCSQLLSDMQAFKAANPGCTLEDFVRWHSPPDWTDMEPNSMSEIASNNGDLLSARGQLSRRMQKEGNLWRELWETAKPVPAVKQAPLFDEDFAVEGILNDLEDIPPSELVEQLFISLLGSGFVIAEEKLSPDSNLSKLFWECKDYIIATCQGITWTEKVDDICQVYETVEMMLLKPEEVLKIIKQPEEATTPAGEPRHRFKRLSLIFGNRHKHSVNKSAWKDQNSEDNTTRQSFSSMFSKKPPRPDAPSPGEKPVCSLENDWTIV comes from the exons ATGACACAGAGTCACCATGATGTAAAAATCTTTACGAGGAAACCACCTCCATTGAAGACAAAGCAGGATTGGCAGGAGAGGTTGAAGAACATTAGAATTGGGAAAAAAGGAGCTGAAGATTTTGAGAAACCTGGAAATTCAACAATGTCATTTGCAATTTTTGATGAAAACTTGTACCTTATGGGTATGAGAGATGCTTCTGAATCAATG ggtTCAGAAATAGGTTCCTCACTGGAATGTTTGGCCAGCGCTTCTATTATTCCTCCATCATCTGTGATGAAGCAACTTGCTATAGCTCTTGa GGCGGGAAAGAAGTTTAAGTCAATGAAAGAGCTTCTAGCATCATCCAGAGATTCTTCACCAGTGAGGGAGAGGGCCTTCTCTGCAGTAAAGTCATTAGTACTACGCGAAAAGGAAGACAAGTTCACAGCAGAGTTTGGTGGTGATGAGAAAGTTCTTTCGCTGTTAAATTCGCTTCTTGATGCAG AAGGACAATTTTCTGGAAGGAAGATGGGCTTTGTATTGGATACACCAACAAATAGTGCATCCTTGCCCAAGGATATCCATGGTTCTCCTCCACAATGCTTTGTTGTTAAACTTTCTGAAGTCATTGGAAGCTTCAAAACCCTACGGAAAATGACATTATTTTGGTACAAGGTTGTTGCCGAA TTGAGAAGACTTTGGTCTGAAGGGCAATACATTCCTAGCATCCCTCCAGATGAGATTCCAGATTTAAAATCTTGCCTTTTCTACCAGCAGTTAGAGGTTATCAATTGTTGTATTTCCAGAAAAAGACGCCGCTCTATTGCGACCGAGTCATTAGAGTCTGTATTAAGGCAAGCTGGTTCAAATGCTAAAGAATCAGCTGTTTCTGAAGGTGGTGTTCCTCTTGCCCCAGTTTTATATGCTCAAATTAGCACTGGAGAACTTGTTCTCCGGCTGGGAGCTGATAAACCTTTTGACAATTTAACAATGCTGGAAACTGGGGAACCTGTTTATACCCCTGTTATGCAG GAAGGACCTTTGCTTACAGAAGACCTTATCAAAGAAACAGAGGAGCTTGTGCTACGAACAGGGAG TTTAGGCGCTGGGTGTTCACAACTCCTCTCTGACATGCAGGCTTTTAAG GCTGCAAATCCAGGTTGTACTCTGGAAGATTTTGTAAGGTGGCACTCCCCACCTGATTGGACAGACATGGAGCCGAATAGTATGTCTGAAATCGCCTCTAACAACGGTGATTTATTATCTGCAAGAGGTCAACTAAGTCGTCGAATGCAGAAGGAAG GTAATTTGTGGCGTGAATTGTGGGAGACAGCGAAGCCGGTCCCAGCTGTTAAACAAGCACCCCTCTTTGATGAGGACTTTGCTGT GGAAGGTATTCTGAACGACTTGGAAGATATTCCACCTTCTGAGCTTGTTGAACAATTATTCATTTCTCTT CTGGGTTCCGGATTTGTAATTGCTGAGGAAAAGCTCTCCCCAGACAGTAATTTGTCAAAACTGTTCTGGGAGTGTAAAGATTACATTATTGCCACTTGCCAAGGCATCACCTGGACTGAGAAAGTTGACGATATATGCCAG GTGTATGAAACAGTGGAGATGATGCTACTCAAGCCAGAGGAGGTTCTAAAGATCATAAAGCAGCCTGAAGAAGCCACTACTCCAGCTGGGGAACCAAGACATCGGTTCAAAAGGCTTAGCCTCATCTTTGGCAACAGGCATAAGCACTCGGTGAATAAATCAGCATGGAAAGACCAGAACTCTGAAGATAACACCACGCGCCAATCGTTCTCATCCATGTTTTCAAAGAAGCCGCCTAGGCCTGACGCCCCATCACCCGGTGAAAAACCCGTTTGTTCTCTTGAAAATGATTGGACAATCGTATAA